A window of the Cicer arietinum cultivar CDC Frontier isolate Library 1 chromosome 6, Cicar.CDCFrontier_v2.0, whole genome shotgun sequence genome harbors these coding sequences:
- the LOC101499097 gene encoding abscisic acid receptor PYL4-like, translating to MPPKSSLLLQRTVDHHFDHQIDNNTLFVNPTTQIPDHISHYHTHVVAEDQCCSAVVQETTASIASVWSVVRRFDNPQSYKNFIKSCTVIGTGDINIGSLREVNLISGLPAARSTERLEILDEDRHVISFSVVGGDHRLANYRSVTTLHPSAVGDGAGTVVVESYVVDVPPGNSKEDTRVFVDTIVRCNLQSLAQTAENITQQNNNNDP from the coding sequence atgccTCCAAAATCTTCTCTCCTCCTCCAAAGAACCGTCGACCACCACTTTGACCACCAGATCGACAACAACACTCTCTTCGTCAACCCCACCACCCAAATCCCCGATCATATTTCCCACTACCACACACACGTGGTAGCCGAAGACCAATGTTGTTCGGCCGTTGTTCAAGAAACAACGGCCTCCATCGCCTCCGTTTGGTCGGTTGTTCGCCGCTTTGACAACCCTCAATCTTACAAAAACTTCATCAAAAGCTGCACCGTGATTGGCACCGGCGACATCAACATCGGATCACTCCGGGAAGTTAATCTTATCTCCGGCCTTCCCGCCGCACGTAGCACCGAACGACTCGAGATCCTCGACGAGGACCGACATGTAATCAGTTTTAGCGTCGTTGGTGGGGACCACCGGCTTGCTAACTACCGGTCCGTGACTACACTTCATCCCTCCGCCGTAGGTGACGGTGCCGGCACGGTGGTTGTTGAGTCTTATGTGGTGGATGTTCCACCGGGAAATAGTAAAGAAGACACGCGCGTGTTTGTTGATACAATTGTACGGTGCAATCTTCAGTCACTCGCGCAAACCGCTGAGAACATTACAcaacaaaacaacaacaacgatccttaa